A genomic segment from Aspergillus puulaauensis MK2 DNA, chromosome 1, nearly complete sequence encodes:
- the hhtA gene encoding histone H3 (COG:B;~EggNog:ENOG410Q7WQ;~InterPro:IPR007125,IPR009072,IPR000164;~PFAM:PF00125;~go_component: GO:0000786 - nucleosome [Evidence IEA];~go_function: GO:0003677 - DNA binding [Evidence IEA];~go_function: GO:0046982 - protein heterodimerization activity [Evidence IEA]), translating to MARTKQTARKSTGGKAPRKQLASKAARKAAPSTGGVKKPHRYKPGTVALREIRRYQKSTELLIRKLPFQRLVREIAQDFKSDLRFQSSAIGALQESVEAYLVSLFEDTNLCAIHAKRVTIQSKDIQLARRLRGERS from the exons GTAAGTCCACTGGTGGCAAGGCTCCCCGTAAGCAGCTCGCTTCCAAGGCCGCCCGCAAGGCCGCCCCCTCTACCGGTGGTGTCAAGAAGCCTCACCGTTACAAGCCTG GTACCGTCGCTCTCCGTGAGATCCGTCGCTACCAGAAGTCCACTGAGCTTCTGATCCGCAAGCTCCCCTTCCAGCGTCTGGTCCGTGAAATTGCTCAGGACTTCAAGTCCGACCTTCGCTTCCAGTCCTCTGCCATCGGTGCTCTTCAGGAGTCCGTTGAGGCCTACCTCGTCTCTCTCTTTGAGGACACCAACCTGTGCGCCATCCACGCCAAGCGTGTCACCATCCAGTCCAAGGACATCCAGCTTGCCCGTCGTCTCCGTGGTGAACGTTCTTAA